One segment of Ziziphus jujuba cultivar Dongzao chromosome 12, ASM3175591v1 DNA contains the following:
- the LOC107434448 gene encoding G-type lectin S-receptor-like serine/threonine-protein kinase At1g34300 has translation MRSMHGREVKSNQPEKNQSAIKTNPAYLLLPLLIKTSHFHNQPKQLKKKKKKTTMSSISVFLFFIFSVFLLSNPSPSSAQNNQSSSSSFSFSDSPWSPADKKTLLSPNSDFAAGFRQLPTSPNLYTFSIWYNKIPQNVTVVVWSANPKSPVGSSGELVITNSGELILRNSSRGLNLLPVNATGGNSNTSTLVLNNEGNLVYEKWQSFSFPTDTIVANQDMSNSTVRDIVSENGKFKFSHYKELLFNSSDSYWKAPNRFGTLDSDGKMEQENGGSFFCSDFGPKALRRLSLDNDGNLRIFSFDSNTNQWVIVWQAIHEQCRVHGTCGPNAICMNDGSNSTTSCTCPPGFKPSVGGTVEVEGCSIKIPFDKEPQNTQFLKLDYVNFTGGTNQSSVKATNYSQCESRCFNNPNCQGFMFKYDGQGYCVLQLHRMLYGYWSPGSETAMFLRLHRSETDKSNFIGMTELLETTCPVKIKLPLPPKESSTTTRNIVIICTLFTAELIAGGLFFWVFLKKYIKYRDMARTFGLELLPAGGPKRFSYAELKTATNGFSNLIGKGGFGDVYKGELPDHRVVAVKCLKNVAGGDADFWAEVTIIARMHHLNLVRLWGFCAEKGQRILVYEYVPNGSLDKYLFRKDRFGAPNPGTEMDTGTETDALVDPNEKPILDWSIRYRIALGVARAIAYLHEECLEWVLHCDIKPENILLGDDFCPKISDFGLAKLKKKEDIVSLSNIRGTRGYMAPEWVKMDTITSKADVYSFGMVLLELVGGVRNNQAQGSLMTHSEDFYFPAWAFDKVFKEVAVEDILDLRIKDCYDSRAHFDMVNRMVKTAMWCLQSRPEMRPSMGKVAKMIEGTVEITEPKRPTIFFLADD, from the coding sequence ATGCGGTCAATGCACGGCAGAGAAGTCAAATCCAATCAACCAGAAAAAAATCAATCCGCCATTAAAACCAACCCGGcatatcttcttcttcctctgctaATCAAAACCTCCCATTTTCACAACCAaccaaaacaattaaaaaaaaaaaaaaaaaaaaccaccatgTCTTCCATTTCagtgttcctcttcttcatcttctctgTCTTCCTTCTCTCTAACCCATCACCATCTTCTGCTCAGAACAAtcaatcatcatcttcctccttTTCCTTCTCAGACTCCCCATGGAGTCCCGCCGACAAGAAAACACTTCTCTCTCCCAACTCCGACTTCGCCGCCGGTTTCCGACAACTACCCACAAGCCCAAACCTCTACACCTTCTCAATCTGGTACAACAAAATCCCACAAAACGTCACCGTCGTGGTATGGTCTGCCAATCCCAAATCTCCAGTGGGTAGCTCCGGCGAACTTGTCATCACCAACTCCGGCGAACTCATTCTAAGAAATTCATCAAGGGGTTTGAATTTATTACCAGTAAATGCTACTGGTGGGAATTCCAACACCTCCACACTCGTCTTAAACAACGAAGGTAATCTGGTTTATGAGAAATGGCAGAGTTTCAGCTTCCCAACCGATACAATCGTCGCGAACCAAGACATGTCGAATTCAACCGTGAGAGATATTGTCTCGGAGAATGGGAAATTCAAATTCTCCCACTATAAAGAATTACTTTTCAACTCCTCTGATAGTTATTGGAAAGCTCCCAACCGTTTCGGAACTCTGGATTCCGATGGGAAAATGGAGCAGGAAAATGGAGGATCGTTCTTCTGTTCGGATTTCGGTCCCAAGGCCCTGCGAAGATTGAGTCTGGACAACGATGGGAATCTTAGAATCTTCAGCTTCGATAGCAATACAAATCAATGGGTCATCGTTTGGCAAGCGATACACGAGCAGTGCAGAGTCCATGGAACTTGCGGACCCAACGCCATCTGCATGAATGACGGTTCAAATTCAACCACTTCTTGTACCTGTCCACCTGGGTTCAAACCCAGCGTTGGTGGAACAGTTGAAGTTGAAGGGTGTTCGATTAAAATCCCATTCGACAAAGAACCTCAGAACACCCAATTTTTAAAGCTCGATTATGTCAATTTCACAGGCGGGACGAACCAGTCCTCGGTGAAAGCCACAAACTACAGCCAATGCGAATCCAGGTGCTTCAACAACCCAAATTGTCAAGGATTCATGTTCAAATATGACGGACAAGGTTACTGCGTTCTTCAGCTCCATCGGATGCTATACGGATACTGGTCACCAGGTAGCGAAACCGCCATGTTCCTCCGCTTGCATAGATCCGAAACTGACAAATCCAACTTCATCGGCATGACTGAGTTGCTCGAAACCACATGCCCAGTTAAGATAAAGCTTCCACTACCACCAAAAGAATCCAGCACCACAACCAGAAACATAGTCATAATCTGTACTCTCTTTACGGCAGAGCTCATAGCTGGTGGGCTTTTCTTCTGGGTCTTCCTCAAAAAGTACATCAAGTACAGAGACATGGCTCGGACTTTCGGTCTCGAATTGCTTCCCGCCGGCGGACCCAAACGGTTTTCTTATGCAGAGCTCAAAACGGCCACCAATGGGTTCTCCAATCTCATCGGGAAAGGGGGTTTCGGAGACGTTTACAAAGGGGAATTGCCCGACCACCGTGTCGTCGCCGTGAAGTGTTTGAAGAATGTCGCCGGAGGAGACGCCGATTTCTGGGCTGAGGTCACCATTATTGCTCGTATGCACCACCTGAATTTGGTCCGTCTATGGGGGTTTTGCGCAGAGAAAGGTCAACGGATTCTGGTCTACGAGTACGTGCCAAACGGTTCACTGGATAAATACCTCTTCCGAAAGGATCGGTTCGGGGCTCCTAACCCGGGTACGGAAATGGATACGGGGACGGAAACGGATGCTCTCGTCGATCCAAATGAAAAACCGATTCTCGATTGGAGCATACGGTATCGTATCGCGCTCGGTGTGGCGAGGGCAATTGCGTACTTGCACGAGGAGTGTTTGGAGTGGGTCCTACATTGCGATATCAAGCCGGAGAATATCTTATTGGGTGAcgatttttgccccaaaatatcGGATTTCGGGTTGGCCAagttgaagaagaaagaagatatAGTGAGCCTTTCGAATATACGTGGGACCCGAGGGTACATGGCACCGGAATGGGTGAAGATGGACACGATCACATCCAAAGCTGACGTGTACAGCTTTGGGATGGTTTTGTTGGAGCTGGTTGGTGGGGTCAGGAACAATCAGGCGCAAGGATCATTGATGACGCACAGTgaggatttttattttcctgCTTGGGCATTTGATAAGGTATTTAAGGAAGTAGCGGTGGAAGACATCTTGGACCTTCGGATCAAGGATTGTTATGATAGCCGGGCCCATTTTGATATGGTCAATCGCATGGTGAAGACCGCGATGTGGTGCCTGCAAAGTCGACCGGAGATGAGGCCGTCTATGGGAAAGGTTGCTAAGATGATTGAAGGAACGGTGGAGATCACCGAACCCAAAAGGCCCACCATATTCTTCCTTGCAGATGATTAA
- the LOC107434442 gene encoding THO complex subunit 2, with translation MSLPPVECAYITEDCLREWKNGNPNFKLPEPVPVLRFLYELCSIMVRGELPFQKCKTVLESVVFSERVSDEVLGSSLADIVTQMAQDLTMTGENRARLIKWAKWLVDSTLVPLRLFQERCEEEFLWDAEMIKIKAQELKSKEVRVNTRLLYQQTKFNLLREESEGYAKLVTLLCRNLETSSQNVSGAMIGIIKSLIGHFDLDPNRVFDIVLECFELQPDDNVFLELIPIFPKSHASQILGFKFQYYQRMEVNFPVPFGLYKLTALLVKEDFIDLDSIYAHLLPRDDEAFEHYNSFSTKRLDEARKIGKINLAATGKDLMDDEKQGDVTIDLFTALDIETEAAVERSPELENNQTLGLLTGFLSVDDWYHANTLFDRLSPLNPVEHVEICNSLFGLIEKSISSAYDTVHRANYQSFGSSSGASVDAMDVEASSTHGSLIDLPKELFQMLACAGPYLYRDTLLLQKVCRVLRGYYRSALQLVSSGEGIPNSGTVSGVNRAPRLHLKEARSRIEEALGTCLLPSLQLIPANPAVGQEIWEVMNLLPYEVRYRLYGEWEKEDERNPMLLAARQTAKLDTRRILKRLAKENLKQLGRMVAKLAHANPMTVLRTIVHQIEAYRDMITPVVDAFKYLTQLEYDVLEYVVIERLAQGGRDKLKDDGLNLSDWLQSLASFWGHLCKKYPSMELRGLFQYLVNQLKKGQGIELVLLQELIQQMANVQYTENLTEEQLDAMAGSETLRYQATSFGVTRNNKALVKSTNRLRDSLLSKDEPKLAIPLLLLIAQHRSVVLINANAPYIKMVSEQFDRCHGTLLQYVEFLSSAVTPASAYAQLIPSLDDLVHLYHLDPEVAFLIYRPVMRLFKCQGSSEVFWPLDGNEASSITTANSESEPTEPSATLVLDLGSLRKPIIWSDLLNTVKTMLPSKAWNSLSPDLYATFWGLTLYDLYVPRNRYESEIAKQHAALKALEELSDNSSSAITKRKKDKERIQESLDRLTSELRKHEENVASVHRRLSREKDRWLSSCPDTLKINMEFLQRCIFPRCTFSMPDAVYCAEFVHTLHSLGTPFFNTVNHIDVLICKTLQPMICCCTEYEAGRLGRFLYETLKIAYYWKSDESIYERECGNMPGFAVYYRYPNSQRVTYGQFIKVHWKWSQRITRLLIQCLESTEYMEIRNALIMLTKISSVFPVTRKSGINLEKRVTKIKSDEREDLKVLATGVAAALAARKPSWVTDEEFGMGYLELKPAPSLAAKSSVPNSVALQSSSAISISLSEPAGGKASLTDAANPIKDQMLKTKPADGRLERAEGVSNVKSDSGNIKLKGGSTANGSDALAVLQSGTSRSIENQKQVDEFSNRTVDDNVTRVGPKNSLESESRAQPKRSTAAGSLSKPPKQDIAKDDARSGKAIGRTSGSLTVDRDNTSHTSEGRLAGPTNVASAVTANGNSVSASAKSSAMSMRTSSDGHGNESKVENTAAKSSDTRISTLKDDSTEILDAPRLPSSRLHSPRHDSSASASKSSDKMQKRASPAEDADRLSKRRKGDAEMRDFEGDVRFSDRERSVDARSGDLDKSGTDEQNAYRGADKSLDRSKDKGNDRHDKDYRDRMERPDKSRADDLAEKTRDRSMERYGRERSVERGQDRGTDRNFDRLPEKAKDDRGKVRHSDTSTEKSHGDDRFHGQSLPPPPPLPPHMVPQSVNAGRRDEDADRRFGTTRHTQRLSPRHEEKERRRSEESLVSQDDSKRRREDDFRERKRDDREGLSMKVEERDRERERDREREREKANLLKEDIDATAASKRRKLKREHLPTGEAGEYSPVAPPPPPVGMTTQSYDGRDRVDRKGAMVQRTGYLEEPSRIHGKEVASKMTRRDLDPMYEREWDDEKRPRAEQKRRHRK, from the exons ATGTCTTTACCACCTGTAGAGTGTGCGTACATTACGGAGGATTGCCTTCGGGAATGGAAAAACGGAAACCCTAACTTCAAGCTCCCCGAACCTGTACCCGTGCTTCGCTTCCTCTACGAGCTCTGCTCTATTATG GTTCGGGGTGAATTGCCGTTCCAGAAGTGTAAAACGGTGTTGGAATCGGTTGTGTTCTCGGAGAGGGTTTCAGACGAAGTATTGGGTTCAAGTTTAGCGGATATTGTGACTCAAATGGCTCAAGAT CTTACAATGACGGGAGAGAACCGTGCTCGTCTCATAAAATGG GCAAAATGGCTGGTGGACTCTACATTAGTTCCACTGAGGCTTTTCCAGGAGCGTTGTGAG GAAGAGTTTCTTTGGGATGCTGAAATGATCAAGATAAAGGCTCAGGAATTAAAGAGTAAAGAG GTCCGAGTAAACACGCGTCTTCTTTATCAGCAGACAAAATTTAATCTTCTCCGAGAAGAGAGTGAGGGCTATGCTAAGCTG GTTACCCTTCTTTGCAGAAATTTGGAAACTTCATCACAAAATGTATCAGGAGCAATGATTGGAATTATTAAG TCATTGATTGGACATTTTGATCTGGATCCAAATCGTGTTTTTGACATT gTACTGGAGTGTTTTGAGCTTCAGCCAGATGATAATGTCTTTCTGGAGCTTATCCCAATATTTCCCAAG TCTCATGCTTCCCAGATTCTtggttttaaatttcaatattatcaGCGGATGGAAGTAAATTTTCCTGTACCTTTTGGACTCTATAAGCTTACAGCTTTACTGGTGAAGGAAGATTTTATAGATCTTGACAGCAT ATATGCACATTTACTTCCAAGGGATGATGAGGCATTTGAGCattataattcattttcaacAAAACGTCTTGATGAG GCCAGAAAAATTGGGAAAATAAACCTTGCTGCTACTGGAAAGGATCTAATGGATGATGAGAAGCAAGGAGATGTGACAATAGATCTTTTTACTGCTTTAGACATAGAAACCGAGGCAGCTGTTGAGCGGTCTCCAGAGCTTGAAAATAATCAAACTTTGGGCTTGCTAACTGGTTTCCTTTCTGTGGATGATTG GTACCATGCAAATACACTTTTTGATCGTCTCTCACCTCTAAATCCTGTGGAGCATGTTGAAATTTGTAACAGCTTATTCGG GCTTATTGAAAAGTCAATCAGTTCCGCTTATGACACTGTTCATCGAGCAAATTATCAGAGCTTTGGGTCTTCTTCTGGAGCTAGTGTTGATGCAATGGATGTAGAAGCTTCATCAACCCATGGATCTTTAATAGATCTTCCTAAAGAACTTTTTCAGATGCTTGCTTGTGCTGGACCATATCTTTACCGTGATACTTTATTGCTGCAGAAG GTGTGTCGAGTGTTGAGAGGTTACTACAGGTCTGCACTTCAGCTTGTAAGTAGTGGTGAAGGTATTCCAAATTCTGGAACGGTTAGTGGCGTGAATCGAGCTCCTCGTTTGCACCTAAAGGAAGCTAGGTCAAGGATAGAGGAAGCTTTAGGAACATGTTTGCTTCCTTCTTTACAACTGATACCTGCAAATCCGGCTGTTGGACAAGAGATTTGGGAAGTGATGAATCTCCTTCCATATGAG GTGCGATATCGCTTATACGGTGAATGGGAAAAAGAAGATGAGCGGAATCCTATGCTTTTGGCTGCAAGGCAAACAGCGAAG tTGGACACTAGAAGGATTTTGAAGAGGCTTGCAAAGGAAAACTTGAAGCAACTGGGTCGGATGGTTGCAAAATTAGCTCATGCCAACCCTATGACTGTACTTCGGACCATTGTTCATCAG ATTGAAGCATATAGGGATATGATAACTCCTGTTGTAGATGCATTTAAGTATCTCACACAG CTTGAGTATGATGTTTTGGAGTATGTCGTGATTGAACGCTTGGCACAAGGAGGACGTGATAAGCTGAAGGATGATGGCCTTAATTTATCAGACTGGCTTCAGTCACTGGCTTCATTTTGGGGTCACCT GTGCAAGAAGTATCCATCCATGGAATTGAGGGGCCTTTTCCAATATCttgtaaatcaattaaaaaaggGACAAGGTATTGAGCTTGTTCTCCTGCAG GAGCTTATTCAACAAATGGCAAATGTCCAGTACACCGAGAACTTAACTGAAGAGCAGCTGGATGCCATGGCAGGGAGTGAGACTCTCCGGTATCAAGCAACTTCATTTGGTGTAACTCGAAATAACAAG GCATTGGTCAAGTCTACTAACAGGTTACGGGACTCATTGCTTTCAAAGGATGAACCAAAGCTGGCTATCCCCCTTTTGCTACTTATTGCTCAGCATCGTTCTGT GGTTCTAATTAATGCAAATGCACCGTATATCAAGATGGTCAGCGAGCAGTTCGATAGATGTCATGGAACTCTTCTTCAGTATGTGGAATTCCTTTCTAGTGCTGTGACTCCAGCATCAGCTTATGCTCAGCTGATTCCCTCACTTGATGATCTTGTCCACCTATACCACCTTGACCCTGAG GTTGCGTTCTTAATATATCGTCCTGTAATGAGACTTTTCAAGTGCCAGGGAAGTTCTGAGGTCTTTTGGCCTTTAGACGGCAATGAGGCATCAAGTATCACTACTGCAAATTCAGAGTCTGAACCTACAGAGCCTTCTGCCACTCTGGTTTTGGATCTTGGTTCTCTGCGGAAACCTATAAT ATGGTCAGATCTTCTCAACACTGTGAAAACCATGTTGCCTTCAAAAGCCTGGAATAGCTTGTCCCCTGATCTCTATGCAACATTTTGGGGGCTCACACTCTATGACCTTTATGTTCCTAGAAATCGTTATGAATCTGAAATTGCCAAGCAGCACGCTGCTCTTAAAGCCTTGGAAGAGCTCTCTGACAATTCAAGTTCAGCAATcaccaaaaggaaaaaggacAAGGAAAGGATTCAAGAATCTCTAGATCGCCTAACAAGTGAGCTTCGTAAACACGAGGAAAATGTTGCATCTGTTCACAGACGGTTATCTCGTGAAAAGGACAGATGGTTGAGTTCCTGCCCTGATACTCTAAAGATCAATATGGAGTTTCTTCAGCGTTGCATATTTCCCCGCTGCACTTTCAGTATGCCAGATGCTGTCTATTGTGCCGAGTTTGTGCACACTCTTCATTCCCTTGGGACTCCATTTTTCAACACTGTCAACCATATTGACGTTCTGATATGTAAAACCTTGCAACCTATGATATGCTGTTGCACCGAATATGAAGCTGGTAGACTGGGGAGGTtcttgtatgagacattgaagATTGCTTATTATTGGAAG AGTGATGAATCTATTTATGAACGTGAATGTGGAAACATGCCAGGCTTTGCTGTGTATTATAGATATCCAAATAGCCAACGAGTTACATATGGTCAGTTCATTAAG GTGCACTGGAAATGGAGTCAACGGATAACACGGCTATTGATTCAGTGTCTAGAATCTACTGAGTATATGGAAATTCGAAATGCCCTCATAATGCTGACAAAAATCTCCAGTGTTTTCCCAGTTACTCGAAAAAGTGGGATTAACCTTGAAAAACGG GTAACCAAGATTAAAAGTGATGAGAGAGAAGATCTCAAGGTGTTAGCTACAGGTGTTGCTGCTGCTTTGGCTGCTAGAAAG CCATCATGGGTTACAGATGAAGAATTTGGCATGGGCTATCTTGAATTAAAGCCTGCGCCATCTCTTGCTGCAAAGTCTTCAGTTCCTAATTCTGTAGCTTTACAAAGTAGTTCTGCTATAAGTATTTCACTGAGTGAACCTGCTGGTGGAAAAGCAAGTCTTACAGATGCTGCTAATCCCATAAAAGACCAGATGCTAAAAACAAAACCTGCTGATGGAAGATTGGAAAGAGCAGAAGGAGTCTCAAATGTGAAATCTGATTCAGGAAATATTAAGCTTAAAGGTGGCTCAACGGCCAATGGGTCAGATGCTTTGGCTGTCTTACAATCTGGAACATCAAGATcaattgaaaatcaaaaacaagTGGATGAATTCTCAAATAGAACAGTGGATGACAATGTCACAAGAGTTGGCCCGAAGAATTCCTTGGAATCTGAG TCAAGAGCCCAACCAAAACGATCTACAGCTGCTGGATCACTTTCTAAGCCACCAAAACAAGATATCGCAAAAGATGATGCTAGATCTGGAAAAGCTATTGGCAGAACTTCTGGTTCTTTGACAGTTGACAGAGATAACACATCTCATACATCAGAAGGAAGGCTTGCTGGGCCTACTAATGTTGCTTCTGCAGTCACAGCCAATGGGAACTCAGTTTCAGCTTCAGCTAAAAGCTCAGCTATGTCCATGAGAACATCATCAGATGGTCATGGTAATGAATCGAAGGTAGAGAATACAGCTGCCAAGTCTTCTGACACTAGAATCTCTACTTTGAAGGATGATAGCACTGAAATTTTAGATGCACCGCGGCTTCCTTCTTCTCGACTTCATTCTCCTCGGCATGATAGTTCAGCTTCTGCTTCAAAATCCAGTGATAAGATGCAAAAGAGAGCTAGTCCTGCCGAAGATGCTGACAGACTAAGTAAACGACGGAAAGGTGATGCTGAGATGAGAGATTTTGAAGGTGATGTTCGATTCTCTGACCGAGAGAGGTCTGTTGATGCTCGGTCTGGGGATCTTGACAAGTCGGGAACTGATGAACAAAATGCCTATAGGGGTGCTGATAAATCTTTGGATCGTTCAAAAGATAAGGGCAATGATAGACATGACAAGGATTATAGAGATAGAATGGAGCGACCTGACAAGTCTCGCGCTGATGATTTAGCTGAAAAAACCAGAGATCGGTCAATGGAAAGATATGGAAGAGAGCGTTCTGTTGAGAGAGGTCAAGACAGAGGTACTGATAGGAATTTTGATAGACTCCCTGAGAAAGCTAAGGATGATAGAGGAAAAGTAAGGCATAGTGACACATCAACAGAAAAATCTCATGGTGATGATAGGTTTCATGGTCAAAGCTTGCCTCCCCCGCCACCTTTGCCTCCGCACATGGTTCCCCAATCTGTTAATGCTGGTAGAAGAGATGAAGATGCTGACAGAAGATTCGGAACTACAAGACATACACAAAGGCTTTCTCCAAGACATGAGGAGAAGGAGCGAAGACGGTCTGAGGAATCCTTGGTTTCACAAGACGATTCAAAACGTAGAAGGGAAGATGATTTTCGTGAGAGAAAGCGAGATGATCGAGAAGGGTTGTCAATGAAG GTAGAAGAAAGGgatagagagagggagagggatagagagagagaaagggagaaagCAAACCTTTTGAAGGAAGATATAGATGCAACTGCAGCTTCGAAGAGGCGGAAACTTAAAAGGGAGCACCTGCCAACAGGTGAAGCTGGTGAGTATTCACCAGTTGCCCCTCCACCTCCCCCCGTTGGTATGACGACACAGTCATATGATGGAAGAGATAGGGTAGACCGCAAGGGAGCTATGGTCCAACGTACGGGCTACTTGGAAGAACCAAGCAGGATTCATGGAAAAGAAGTAGCCAGCAAAATGACTCGTCGTGACCTTGATCC GATGTACGAGCGCGAATGGGATGATGAGAAGAGGCCAAGAGCTGAGCAGAAGCGGAGACATCGCAAGTAA
- the LOC107434441 gene encoding putative clathrin assembly protein At2g25430 codes for MQKRLRKVLTSLKEHSTVNYAKMVTVGGFCNMDLLIIKATSPNDLPLPEKYIQELLKIFSISQSSFQAFSLSFTRRFGKTKCWRVALKCLLLLHRLLRSLPQNSPLRTELIWTRSNGLISLSPCRFRDQSSSASDDYTAFIRSYAQLLDEVLNYYSLGNKETQEHDHNQEEQKVEDHEESLSDKMKRMGKILEVLPHLQSLIDRAMDCRPFGSAARSFMVQSAMKQIIRDSFVCYTTYRKEIVVVLDNLFQLPYKSSVSAFGIYKKAAVQSNQLCEFYDWCKAKGLCGSYEYPFIERIPQIQIQALENLLKGMWELTVSSTSPSGSSSSVVEEFSQSSSTEEDDKRDRKFMALSENKSVIPRKFCGEDEEPLIKFEDHGDEDESWETLLDASINMPPGHPNLLCFNNCNGYGEDHGIGIRSQFHGEHQEVDPKMQNSNQNALAGVRYPCAVPNYQGSFGFNNTYPWGL; via the coding sequence ATGCAGAAGAGACTTCGGAAGGTATTGACATCTCTGAAGGAGCACAGCACCGTAAACTACGCGAAAATGGTGACGGTTGGAGGCTTCTGCAACATGGACCTCCTCATCATCAAAGCAACATCTCCCAACGACTTACCATTGCCTGAGAAATATATTCAAGAGCTCTTGAAAATCTTCTCCATTTCTCAATCATCATTCCAAGCTTTCTCACTCAGCTTCACTCGCCGTTTCGGAAAGACTAAGTGTTGGAGAGTAGCTCTCAAATGTCTACTTCTTCTCCACAGGTTGCTTCGTTCACTCCCTCAGAACAGCCCTCTTCGTACCGAGCTCATCTGGACTCGATCGAACGGTTTGATTTCTCTTTCTCCATGTCGTTTTCGGGACCAATCATCCTCGGCTTCTGATGATTACACAGCTTTTATCAGATCCTATGCTCAACTTCTCGATGAAGTTCTCAATTATTATTCCTTGGGTAACAAGGAAACCCAAGAACATGATCATAACCAAGAAGAACAAAAGGTTGAAGATCATGAAGAAAGTTTATCTGACAAAATGAAGAGAATGGGAAAAATACTGGAAGTTTTGCCACATCTTCAGAGCCTAATCGATCGAGCAATGGATTGTCGTCCATTTGGATCCGCAGCTAGGAGCTTCATGGTTCAATCAGCCATGAAACAAATTATAAGAGATAGTTTTGTTTGCTACACAACCTATAGGAAAGAGATTGTTGTTGTTCTTGACAATCTCTTTCAACTTCCATACAAGAGCTCTGTATCAGCTTTTGGGATTTACAAGAAAGCAGCCGTTCAATCAAACCAGCTCTGTGAATTCTATGACTGGTGCAAAGCTAAAGGACTATGTGGATCTTATGAATACCCTTTTATAGAGAGAATCCCACAAATACAGATTCAAGCTCTTGAGAACCTACTTAAAGGTATGTGGGAATTGACAGTTTCATCAACTTCTCCATCTGGGTCATCATCATCTGTGGTGGAGGAGTTTTCTCAGTCGAGTTCAACAGAGGAGGATGATAAGAGAGACAGGAAATTCATGGCACTTTCTGAGAACAAGAGTGTAATTCCAAGGAAGTTTTGTGGTGAAGATGAAGAACCATTGATTAAGTTTGAAGATCATGGTGATGAGGATGAGAGCTGGGAGACTTTGCTTGATGCTTCAATTAATATGCCTCCTGGTCATCCAAACTTGCTGTGCTTCAATAACTGTAATGGCTACGGAGAAGATCATGGTATTGGTATTAGAAGTCAATTTCATGGAGAACATCAAGAGGTTGATCCTAAAATGCAGAATTCTAATCAGAATGCTCTTGCTGGTGTCCGTTATCCATGTGCGGTTCCGAATTACCAGGGATCGTTTGGCTTTAATAACACATATCCATGGGGACTATAA